Proteins co-encoded in one Flavobacteriales bacterium genomic window:
- a CDS encoding DUF2279 domain-containing protein, whose product MKPIRVLFVICALLVIQPVSAATWPSDSIVAQDTVRVNYIRFGGVCVAAASTLGASYIHLQNTWWKETQQGFHFDTGADLKYAVNLDKFGHFFGGVIASDIYSRSLKWCHFSERKCLWYGAGFGVFVQMAIEVKDAFAPRWGFSYWDVISGSVGSLYPVGQHYFPFLAATQPKLSYYKRTNRYFDTVNPHARKNAWNDDYINQTYWLSFRLKDYFGEDRMKWWPAFLGIAAGVGVDEEVDGKGAGNIETYLALDYDLPSLFPKERKVWRTIAHFVNYIKLPAPTLRFTPEFKAYGAFM is encoded by the coding sequence ATGAAACCGATCAGGGTCTTATTTGTGATCTGTGCATTGCTGGTGATTCAGCCCGTCTCGGCAGCCACATGGCCTTCCGATAGCATTGTTGCGCAGGATACCGTGCGTGTGAACTACATCCGGTTCGGCGGCGTGTGTGTGGCTGCAGCATCTACCCTTGGTGCATCGTATATCCATCTCCAAAACACGTGGTGGAAAGAAACGCAGCAGGGCTTCCATTTTGATACCGGAGCTGACCTGAAGTACGCGGTGAATCTGGATAAGTTCGGACACTTTTTCGGAGGTGTTATTGCTTCGGATATCTACAGTCGCTCATTGAAATGGTGTCATTTTTCCGAACGCAAGTGTTTGTGGTACGGCGCGGGTTTCGGCGTATTTGTGCAAATGGCCATAGAAGTGAAGGATGCCTTTGCGCCTCGCTGGGGGTTCAGTTACTGGGATGTGATCAGCGGTAGTGTGGGAAGCCTCTACCCGGTGGGACAACACTACTTTCCATTCCTGGCAGCCACACAACCGAAGTTGAGTTATTACAAACGTACCAACCGTTACTTTGACACCGTAAATCCCCATGCACGGAAAAATGCGTGGAACGATGATTACATCAACCAGACCTATTGGTTGTCTTTCCGACTGAAGGACTACTTCGGGGAAGACCGCATGAAGTGGTGGCCGGCGTTTCTGGGCATTGCTGCCGGCGTGGGGGTAGATGAAGAAGTGGATGGCAAGGGAGCCGGAAATATAGAAACGTATCTGGCGCTCGACTACGACCTGCCTTCCCTGTTCCCGAAAGAACGAAAAGTATGGCGTACCATCGCGCATTTTGTAAACTATATTAAGCTACCCGCACCAACCCTCCGTTTCACTCCGGAATTCAAAGCTTATGGTGCTTTCATGTAG
- a CDS encoding TPM domain-containing protein: MKKYVFLSLLIAFFLSVSAGGKKGIPPRPDPPHLVNDFTGTLTQAQAQSLENSLVAFDDSTSNQIVVLITNDLAGYDPSEYAIAVGHEWGVGQKEFDNGIVVLVSPRERKMFIATGYGLEGAIPDAICKRIIERTMIPKFKAEDYYGGIVDGVEVLKQLAAGEITAAQYGNRKQKSWLDKRELIFGFLGIFMVILLSSVGSIWRARHYSRINDIPFWTAFWLLNSSGRHSGGGFGGGSGFGGGGGGFGGFGGGGFGGGGAGGSW; this comes from the coding sequence ATGAAGAAATACGTCTTTCTTTCTCTCCTCATTGCATTTTTTCTTTCCGTTTCAGCCGGTGGCAAAAAAGGTATCCCGCCACGTCCTGATCCGCCACATCTGGTCAATGATTTTACCGGTACATTAACGCAGGCACAGGCACAGTCACTTGAGAACAGCCTGGTTGCTTTTGACGATTCCACGTCCAACCAGATCGTAGTGCTGATCACGAATGACCTCGCCGGCTACGATCCTTCGGAGTATGCGATCGCAGTGGGGCATGAGTGGGGCGTGGGACAAAAGGAGTTCGACAACGGCATTGTGGTGCTGGTGAGTCCGCGGGAACGAAAGATGTTCATCGCTACGGGCTATGGACTGGAAGGTGCCATTCCCGATGCCATCTGCAAGCGTATCATTGAAAGAACGATGATCCCAAAGTTTAAAGCAGAAGACTATTATGGAGGGATTGTAGATGGTGTAGAAGTGCTAAAGCAACTGGCTGCGGGAGAGATTACGGCAGCTCAGTATGGTAACAGGAAACAAAAAAGTTGGCTGGACAAACGTGAACTCATCTTCGGCTTTCTGGGTATTTTTATGGTAATACTGCTTAGCTCTGTAGGCAGTATTTGGCGTGCACGACATTATTCAAGGATAAATGATATCCCTTTTTGGACGGCCTTCTGGTTGTTGAATTCATCGGGTAGACATAGCGGTGGCGGCTTCGGTGGTGGAAGCGGCTTTGGCGGAGGAGGCGGTGGCTTCGGCGGTTTCGGTGGTGGTGGTTTCGGCGGCGGCGGTGCAGGAGGTAGCTGGTGA
- a CDS encoding TPM domain-containing protein, whose product MDIRDFLTQQEKDGILRAIRDAENRTSGEIRLHLENHCKADVLNRAAVVFHKLDMDASALRNGVLFYVAVKDHKFAILGDKGINDIVPPDFWDNIKEHMLAHFKENRYAQGITEGIGMAGEQLRKHFPVQEDDVNELPDDISYGGTT is encoded by the coding sequence ATGGACATCCGCGACTTTCTCACCCAACAGGAAAAGGACGGCATACTGAGAGCCATACGTGACGCTGAAAACCGTACGTCCGGAGAAATACGTCTGCACCTCGAGAATCATTGTAAGGCAGATGTGCTTAACCGGGCGGCGGTGGTGTTTCACAAGCTGGACATGGATGCGTCCGCCTTACGGAATGGCGTTCTGTTTTACGTAGCCGTGAAAGATCACAAGTTTGCCATCCTGGGTGACAAGGGCATCAACGATATCGTGCCGCCGGATTTCTGGGATAACATCAAAGAGCATATGCTGGCGCATTTCAAAGAGAACCGTTATGCGCAGGGCATCACCGAAGGCATTGGCATGGCCGGGGAGCAGTTGAGAAAACATTTTCCGGTACAGGAAGATGATGTGAATGAACTGCCGGATGACATATCTTACGGAGGGACGACATGA